Below is a genomic region from Pseudomonas berkeleyensis.
GTATTCGCCCTGCTCCAGGCTGACGAAGAAATTACTGTTTTCGCTGCCCGCAGCAATGCCCTGGAAGTCGCGCAACCGGCCAAGCCCGTAGGGCGACAGGAAGACTTCGAGCTCATGACGCTCCAGGGGGGTGAATACCGACATATCAGACCTTAATGACTTACCAGCTAAAGATTTCCCAGGACGGGATCAACATGTCCGGATCGTCCGAACGTACGAAGTTGCCATCGCTGCCATCGGCGCGAACGAGAAAATAGGGTTTACCGTTCTTCGGAATCACCTTGATGGCGTAGAGGAAGCCATTGACCCGGTATTCCTGAATGGTGCGGTCGCCATCCTGGCGAATGGTCACGTCGGGATCGGCGGAAACCGGATCCTCGGCTTGAGCGGCAAGCGGAAGACAGGCCATAAGGCTGACCAGCAACAGGCGATTCAGCGTACCCATGATAATCTTGCTCCTTTGTTTTTCACCGATGCAGCCATTCTACCGCTGCACCCGCCGAAAAGGTTGATCCCGCGCATGAGCCAAGCCCCCCTCGTTCTGGTCGACGGTTCCTCGTACCTGTACCGCGCCTTCCACGCCCTGCCGCCGCTGACCACTTCCAAGGGCATGCCCACCGGAGCGGTGAAGGGCGTGCTGAACATGCTCAAAAGCCTGCGCAAGCAGTACCCGAACAGCCCCTTCGCAGTGGTCTTCGACGCCAAGGGAGGCACCTTCCGTGACGAGCTGTTCGCCGAGTACAAGGCCAATCGCCCGTCCATGCCGGACGAGTTGCGCGTCCAGGTCGAGCCGCTGCATGCCAGCGTGCGCGCCCTCGGTCTACCGCTGCTGTGCGTCGAAGGCGTAGAGGCCGATGACGTGATCGGCACCCTGGCCCGTCAGGCGGCCGGGGAAAAGCGCGACGTGATCATCTCCACCGGCGACAAGGACATGGCACAGCTGGTCTGCCCGCACGTTACGCTGGTCAACACCATGACCGGTAGTGTCTATGACGCCGATGGCGTGAAAGAGAAATTCGGTGTCGGCCCTGAGCTGATCATCGACTACCTGGCGCTGATGGGCGACAAGGTCGACAACATTCCGGGCGTACCCGGTGTGGGCGAAAAAACCGCCCTCGGCCTGCTGGTTGGCGTCGGCGGTGGCCTCGACGTGATCTACGCCAACCTCGACAAGGTGCCCGAGCTGCCGATCCGTGGTGCCAAGGGCCTGCCGGCCAAGCTCGAGGAGCACCGCGAGATGGCCTACCTGTCATATCAACTGGCGACCATCAAGACCGACGTGCCGCTGAATATCGAAATTGAATCGCTGCATCCCGGCGAGCCGGATCAGGCTGCGCTGGTCGAGCTGTACGGCGAACTGGAGTTCAAGAACTGGCTGGACGATCTGTTGCGGCAGAATAAGGCGCTGGCAGCCAAGGCTGCTGCGCCGGCTGGTGATCTGTTCGCCGAGCCGACAGGTGAAAGCGTTGAGGAAGCCGCCGAGCCAGCGCCAGCCAGTAGCGGTGATTACCAGCTGGTACTGGAGCAAGCGCAGTTCGATGCTTGGCTGAAGAAACTGGAGCAGGCCGAACTGATCGCCTTCGACAGCGAAACCACCAGCATCGACGCCCAGCAGGCGCAGTTGGTCGGTCTGTCCTTCGCGGTCAAGGCGGGCGAAGCGGCCTATATCCCGCTGGCGCATTCCTACATGGGCGTGCCGCAGCAACTCGACCGCGATGCGGTACTCAAGGCGCTCAAGCCGATCCTCGAAGACCCGGCCAAGGCCAAGGTCGGCCAGCACGCCAAGTACGACATCAACGTCCTGGCCAACGCCAGCACACCGATTGCGGTACAGGGCATGGCCTTCGACACCATGCTCGAATCTTACGTGCTGGATTCCACCGCCACCCGCCACGACATGGACAGCCTGGCGTTGAAGTACCTGAACCACAGCACCATCCGTTTCGAAGACATCGCCGGTAAGGGCGCCAAACAGCTGACCTTCGACCAGATTGCCCTGGAGCAAGCCGGCCCGTACGCCGCCGAGGACGCCGACGTGACCTTGCGTCTGCATCAGGAGCTGTGGAGTCGCCTTGAGGCTGTGCCGTCCCTGGCCAAGGTGCTGCGCGACATCGAGATTCCGCTGGTGCCGGTGTTGGCGCGGATCGAGCGCAACGGCGCCCTGGTCGACGCCAAGCTGCTCGGCGAGCAGAGCGTCGAGCTGGGCGAAAAGCTGGTGGAATTGGAGCGCAAGGCGTTCGAGATCGCCGGTGAAGAATTCAACCTGGCTTCGCCCAAGCAACTGGGCGTTATCCTCTACGAAAAACTCGGCTACCCGGTGATCAGCAAGACTGCCAAGGGCCAACCCTCCACCGCCGAAGCGGTGCTGGCAGAACTGGCCGAGCAGGACTTCGAGCTGCCCAAGGTGCTGATGCAGTACCGCTCCTTGAGCAAGCTCAAGAGCACCTACACCGACAAGCTGCCGGAGCAGATCAACCCGCGTACCGGGCGCATCCACACCAGCTACCACCAGGCGGTGGCTGCGACTGGCCGCCTGTCCTCCAGCGACCCGAATCTGCAGAACATCCCGATCCGTACCGCCGAAGGCCGACGTATCCGCCAGGCGTTCGTCGCGCCGAAAGGCTACAGGCTGATGGCGGCGGACTACTCGCAGATCGAACTGCGCATCATGGCTCACCTGGCCAAGGACGAAGGTTTGCTGGACGCCTTCCGCCATGACCTGGACGTGCACAAGGCCACGGCCGCCGAAGTCTTCGGTGTGCTGCTGAACGAAGTCACCAGCGATCAGCGGCGCAAGGCCAAGGCCATCAACTTCGGCCTGATCTACGGCATGAGCGCTTTCGGTCTGGCCAAGCAGATCGACGTCGAGCGCAAGGAGGCACAGGCCTATATCGACCGCTATTTCGCCCGCTACCCGGGGGTGCTGACCTACATGGAAAGCACCCGTGCCCAGGCCGCCGAGCAGGGCTATGTGGAGACGGTCTATGGCCGTCGTCTGTACCTGCCGGAAATCCATGCGCAGAACCAGGCCATGCGCAAGGGCGCCGAGCGCGCGGCGATCAACGCGCCGATGCAGGGCACTGCGGCGGACATCATCAAGCGCGCCATGATCGCCGTGGACGGCTGGTTGCAGGACAGCGGCATCGATGCGCGCATCATCCTGCAGGTGCATGACGAACTGGTGCTGGAAGTGCGTGAGGAACTGATCGACGAGGTCAGTGCCAAGATCAAGAGCCTGATGAGTGGCGCAGCCAACCTCGATGTGCCGTTGCTGGTGGAGGTGGGTGTCGGCGCCAATTGGGACGAGGCGCACTAATCGGCCTTGGCCGCGGCGCAAAGCCGCGGCCGCTCTGGCTCTAGGGCTTCAGGGAATCAAAAACCATTTTCTTATGGCAAATGGTTTTTAAGAAGGTGCTGAACTTTCCGCAAATCCACCCGGTCAGAGTTCATGAATGGCCGTTAAGCCCTTCAATGCTCCTTTGTTGTGTTAAGTGTTGGCAGACATCTGAACCCCGCCCTAGCGGTTCAGACCTTGAACCCCGAACTTCTCCCTCCCCATACGAAGCTCGGGGTTTTTTTTGCCCAAAAAAAGCTGCCGCGAGCGGCATTCTGATGACCCTCTCCCTCTGGGAGAGGGTGCTTACGCGCTCATTACTGCAGCTCCGTAGGGTGCGCCGTGCGCACCGAGTACTCCCTACGATCTCGGTGCGCGCGGCGCACCCTACGACTCATTCCTCGGCGTCTTCTTCATCCTCTTCCGGCAACAGATCCAACCAGCCGGCCAGCACCATCTGTGCTTCATCCACGCCCATGCGCTTGGGCGCCGAGAACAGCTGGATGCTGATGCCCTCGCCCCACTGCTTGTGAATGTCCTGGCGCACCTTGAGCAGCGCGTTCTTCGCCGCGCCAAAGGCCAGTTTGTCCGCCTTGGTCAGCAGGATGTGCAGCGGCATGCCGCTGGCTACCGACCAGTCCAGCATCATGCAGTCGAACTCGGTCAGTGGATGGCGGATGTCCATCATCAGTACCAGGCCGCACAGGCTCTCGCGGCTGCCCAGGTAGGCCTCCAGGTGCTTCTGCCAGTGTTGTTTGAGTGGGATCGGCACCTTGGCATAGCCGTAGCCGGGCAGGTCGACCAGGCGGCGCTCATCGTCCAGGCGGAAGAAGTTGAGCAGTTGTGTGCGTCCCGGTGTTTTCGAGGTGCGTGCCAGGCTGGCGTGGGTAAGGGTATTGAGCGCGCTCGACTTGCCGGCGTTGGAGCGGCCGGCGAAGGCTACCTCCAGACCGCTGTCCTCGGGGCACTGATCGACCTTGGCGGCACTGATGAGGAAACTGGCCTGCTGGCACAGACCGATGATGGGGTTCTTCGGGAGCATGGGGGTATCCGGTGGTGCCTCGATCCGCAGAGAGGGCTTGCGACATTTCCGCGCACCTGCTGCACGCCAGGTGGCGCGGCAAGCGGCGTCGTTTCCGTTTCAGCATTGCCAGTATATAATGCCGCAGATTTTGTGTGCGCTTTGTCCCACCCGCAGGAACCCGATTGTTGGGAGCGATTACATCTCTGCTCGATAGAAAGCAGGACGTTCCCTACCCTGATGAGGTTGATCTGATGAAGAAAATGCTGCTTGCAGCTGCCGTCATGACGCTGTCTTTCAACGGCTATGCTGCTCAGGATCCGCAAGCGGTGTATGACCGCGCCTGTGGCGTATGTCACAACGGCCAGATTCCCACGGCACCCAAGAAAGGCGACAAGGCCGCATGGGAACCACGTCTGGCCAAGGGCATGGATACACTGGTGCAGAGCGTCACCAATGGTTTGAATGCCATGCCGCCGCGCGGCCTGTGCATGGACTGCACGGCCGAGGATTACCAGGCGGTCATCAAGCTGATGACCGAATGAGTAAGTCCGGCCGATAACCCTTTCTCTCTTAGCCGTAGTTGGATTAGCTGATGAACAAAGTACTCGTGAGTCTGCTGTTGACCCTGGGCCTCACCGGCGTGGCGCAGGCTGCTGGCGATGCCGAAGCCGGTCAGGGCAAAGTCGCTGTCTGTGGCGCCTGCCATGGCGCCGATGGCAACAGCCCCGCGCCAAACTTCCCCAAACTGGCCGGTCAGGGCGAGCGCTACCTGCTCAAGCAACTGCACGACATCAAGTCCGGTAACCGCCAGGTCGTTGAAATGACCGGCATGCTGGACAACCTCAGCGAGCAGGACATGGCTGACATCGCCGCGTACTTCTCCAGCCAGAAGATGAGCGTCGGTGCTGCCGATCCCAAGTTGGTCGAGCGCGGTGAAGCGCTGTTCCGCGGCGGCAAGCTGGAGGAAGGCATGCCCGCCTGCACCGGTTGCCATTCGCCTGACGGCGCTGGCCTGGCCGCTGCCGGCTTCCCGCACCTGGGTGGCCAGCACGCCCAGTACGTGGCCAAGCAGTTGACCGATTTCCGTGAAGGTAACCGCACCAACGACGGCGACGCTATGATCATGCGCGCCATCGCTGCCAAGCTGAGCAACAAGGATATTGAAGCCGTATCCAGCTTCATCCAGGGTCTGCACTGATAGACCGCCGTTGCTTTTGGCAAGACAAAGGGTGGCTTCGGCCGCCCTTTTTCGTATGCGCCATGGCTACAATGGGCGGAACCGGCCCAGTGGTAGCGAGTCATAGTCTCGAATCGCCACCAGGGCGACGCTTATCCAGTCAAGGAGTACCCCCATGCGTAACCTGATTTTCGGCGCCGCTCTGGCGATCAGCAGCCTGTTCGGCCTCACTGCCCATGCCGAACCGGTCGCCGGCCAGCAGTATGTCGAACTCAATAGCCCGGTGCCGGTGTCCAAGCCGGGCCAGGTCGAAGTGGTCGAGTTGTTCTGGTATGGCTGCCCGCACTGCTACCAGTTCGAATCCACACTCAACCCCTGGGTCGAGAAGCTGCCGGAAGACGTCAACTTCGTTCGCGTCCCGGCATTGTTCGGCGGGGTCTGGAACGTGCACGGTCAGGCATTCCTCACCCTGGAAGCCATGAAGGTCGAGCACAAGGTGCATGACGCCGTGTTCAACGCCATCCACCAGGAGAAGAAGAAGCTGGCCTCTGCCGAAGAGTTCGCCGACTTCATCGCCACCCAGGGCGTTGATCGCGATGCCTTCCTCAAGACCTTCAATTCCTTCGCCGTCAAAGGTCAGATGGAAAAGGCCAAGAAACTGGCCATGGCCTACCAGATCACTGGCGTACCGGTGATGATCGTCGGCGGTAAGTATCGCTTCGATATCGGTTCGGCCGGTGGCCCGCAGCAGACCCTCAAGGTCGCTGATTATCTGATCGCCAAGGAGCGCGCCGCTCTCTAAGCGGCGGTTGGCGCAAGACATGCTGCGCCGCTGGCGACAGACCCGTGCGGTTGGCCTGTGTGATCCACAGGTCAACCCGCACTGCCCGCCGAGCGACGACTGGCCCGCTGACGGCCTGCTGCGTCTGCTCAGTTTCAATGTTCAGGTCGGCATCAATACCCAGCGTTACCATCACTACCTGACGCGCAGTTGGCAGCACGTGTTGCCGCATGCCGGGCGTGCCGGCAACCTGCAACGTATTGGCGACCTGCTCGCCGATTTCGACCTGGTGGCGCTGCAGGAAGTCGATGGCGGCAGCCTGCGTTCGGGCTTCATCAACCAGGTGGAATACCTGGCCCAGCAAGGTGCCTTTCCTTACTGGTATCAGCAGCTCAATCGCAACCTCGGGCGTTTCGCCCAGCACAGCAACGGCGTGCTCAGCCGTTTGCGACCGACCCTGCTGGAAGACCACCCATTACCAGGCCCGCCAGGCCGTGGTGCGATTTTTCTGCGCCTGGGTGAGGGTGAGCATGCCCTCGGTGTGGTGATGATGCACCTGGCCCTGGGGGCACGAACCCGTACCCGGCAACTGGCGTACATCCGCGAGCGGGTCAGCGAGTTTCGCCATCTGGTGTTGATGGGCGACATGAATACTCACGCCAACGACCTGTTGGAAAACTCTCCGCTGCGCGATCTGGGCCTGATGGCGCCACAGGTCGAGGCCACCTTTCCCAGTTGGCGACCGCAGCGTTGCCTCGATCATATTCTGCTCAGCCCGGAGCTCGAACTGGGACGGGTCGATGTGCTGAGCCAACCAATCTCCGACCACCTGCCGGTGGCTGTGGAAATCCGTTTGCCGAAGGCTCAAAGTAGTGGCCAAAAGCCCATATCGAACCCGCCTTCTCTCGGATAAGCCGCATGAGCGACGCAGCCCAACGTTGGAAAGACAAGTACCTGAGCGGCCTGGAGCACCAGGAAAAGCTTGAGCGACGCTGGGATCTGCGCCTGGATCTGTTGCGCCGTGGCCTGGTGCGCAGCAGCCTGGCCGCCGAGGGCACCGACAAGGCCGTGGATCAGTGCATGAAGGAAATGCGCGAAATCCTCCGGCGCGACGATATGGATGCGCCCCTGGGCGAGCTCATTCCGCGCCTGGAAAAGGCCGTGCTGGATTCCGAGCAGCGCCGCCAGCAGCGCGCTGGGGAAGCGCTGAACGCGTTGCAGCAGATGGTTGCGCAACTCCAGCGGCTGGAGCCGCCGCGCGAAGTACGCAAGGCGCTCAAGACCCTGAGCCGGCAGATGGAAGAAGCCGTCAGCCATATTCACAAGTTGCCTGCGGTACTCAGCCAGCTGAGCCAGCTGCAGGGGCAGACCCTCGATCAGTTGCGTTCGGCGTCGCCGGAGCAACCCGGCTTGTTGCAACGTCTGTTCGGTACACGCAGTGATGCCGCTGCGGCTCCTGTTGCCGAGCCAGCAGCGGCCAGCGAGCCTGCCGGTGTGCCTGAGCAGACGCCAGTGTTGCCGGTACGGGATGAATCGTTGCAGGTTTCCCCAGCCCCAGCCCCAGCCCCAGCCCCAGCCCTTGTCTCAACCCTTACCCCGCTGGAACCGGCCGCTGCGGTCGCGGTTGCTACATCAGCACCCGCCAGCCCTGTTGCCGCCGCGAAACCGGCCGCGCTACTCGACAGCTTGCCGCTACCGCCTGGTCTGCTCGGCGGTGACGAAGCGAGTGCCGATGCGGCGTTCGCCCTGCCGGATCGCGAGCCCGGTTATAGCACCGTCGCGCCGCACATCGCCGAAAGCCTGCGCCTTCTGCTGGCCGAACTGGAACTGCCGCCGCGTCATCAGCCGCAAGGCGACGCCTTGCTGGAGCGCCTGCTCGGGCCACTGAACTGGTACGAGCTGGTGCCCGTGCTGGATGACCTCGCGGTGCTGGTGTTGGCCGTGACCGACAGCGGCCAGCGCGAATTTGCCGGTTATCTCAAGCAGCTCAACGAGCGCCTGGCCGCATTCATCGACACCCTCAGCGCAGCCAGCGAGGGCCATAGCGAGTCTGTCGAGCGTGCTCGAAGCTTCAATCAGGAGCTGCGCGAGCAGGTCACCGACCTGCAGTCCAGCGTGCAGGAGGCCGTGGATCTGGAAACGCTCAAGCAGGCGCTGGAGCAACGCCTCGATGGTCTCCTGCAGAGCGTCAGCGCTCACCAGCGCCAGCGTGACCTGCGCGAGGAAGAAGTGGGTGAGCGCCTGCAGGGACTGGTGCAGCGCGTGGCTGACATGGAGCGCGAAGCGCAGCAGTTTCGCGATCATATCGAGGAGCAGCGGCAGAAGTCCCTGCTCGACCCGCTGACCGGACTACCCAATCGCGCGGCCTGGGCTGAGCGCCTGGACCTGGAGGTTGCGCGCCGCCAGCGCTATGGCGGGCAGTTGCTGCTGGCGGTGCTGGACATCGATCACTTCAAGCGCATCAACGATGGCTACGGTCATCTGGCCGGTGATCGTGTATTGAAAATCATCGCCGGCGAGCTGCAGAAGCGCCTGCGCAAGACCGATTTCATCGCGCGTTTCGGCGGCGAGGAGTTCGTTCTGCTGATCCCCGAGACGCCCCTGGAGAGTGGGCTGCAACTGCTCGAGGCGTTGCGTGCGGCAATCGAGGCGTGTCCCTTCCACTTCAAGGGTGAGCCGGTGACCATCACCTTCTCGGCGGGCATCGTCGAGTTCACCGATGGCGTGACCAGTGATGCCGTGTTCGAACTCGCCGATCAGGCGCTGTACCGCGCCAAGGGTGCTGGCCGTAACAGGGTCGAGCAAGCGTAGGGCGATCCGGAACGCCGGCCGCTCGTAGCGCCAGCGAACAGTCCGCCGTCTTGGGCGCCGCACGAATCCAGCGGCGTACTGCTTCGCAAACGGATCGCCGCCCGGTACGCCCTACGATCTGTACTGCATGTGAGGGCAGTGCGCTGCGGCGGGGGCTACCCAATCTACGATACGGCCTTCGCCGGGCTCGGGCTGCCCGCGGCGCTACTTCGTGACTGGGGCGCGTGATCGTCCTCATCCTGCAACGGCACCTCGTTGCCCTGGGCGTCGTACAGCTTGCCCCCGACGAAGTGATCGCCGTCATGCAACGCGGCGATGTCGCGATAACGCAGGCTGCGCTCGGTGCCGGCGACGAATACCGACTGCTGATCCGAGTTGCCGGCGGTGAAATGGTTGAACAGCAGGTTGAGCAGGATGGCCATGATCGCCGCCGAGCTGATGCCCGAGTGGAAGATGGTTTCGAACCAGGCCGGGAAGTGGTGATAGAAGCTCGGCATGGCAATGGGAATCATGCCGAAGCCGATGGAGGTGGCGACGATCACCAGATTCATGTTGTTGCGGTAATCGACCTTGGCCAGGGTGCGAATGCCGCTGGCCGCCACCGTGCCGAACAGCACGATACCGGCGCCGCCGAGCACAGAGGTCGGTACTGCCGCGATCACGCGGCCCATGATCGGCAGCAGACCAAGGGTCACCAGGATTAGGCCGCCGGTTGCTACCACGTAGCGACTCTTGACGCCGGTGACGGCTACCAGGCCGACGTTCTGGGCGAAGGCGCTCTGGGTGAAGGAACCGAATAGCGGTGCCACCAGGCTGGAAATCATGTCCGCGCGCAGGCCGTTGCCCAGGCGTTTGGAATCGACCTTGGTGTCGATGATGTCGCCGACGGCGAGAATGTCTGCCGAGGTTTCCACCAGAATCACCATGACCACGATCAGCATCGAGATGATCGCGGCGGCCTCGAACACCGGCATGCCGAAATGCAGCGGCGTGGGGAAGGCCAGCACCGGGCCTTCGCCGATTCGCGAGAAGTCGGCCATGCCGAACGCCAGGGCGACCAGGGTGCCGATCACCATCGCCAGCAGAATCGACAGGCGCGAGATGGTCGCGCTACCGACCTTGCTCAGCAGCAACACGGTGGCCAGGGTGAAGGCGGCCAGGCCGATATTGGCCATGCTGCCGAAATCTTCTGCGCTGCTGTTGCCGCCCATGGCCCAGCGTGCCGCCACCGGCATCAGCGTCAGGCCGATGGTGGTGATGACGATGCCGGTCACCAAGGGCGGGAAGAACTTGGTGATCTTGGAGAATATCGGCGTTATCAACAGGCCGATCAGCGCGGCGCCTATCACCGCGCCAAACACCACCGGTAGACCCCCTTCACCGCCATTGGCACCGACTATCGCGACGATGGTCGCCACGCTGGCGAAGGACACGCCCTGCACGAGCGGCAACTGGCAGCCGAAAAATGGCAGGCCGAGCGTCTGCAGCAGGGTCGCCGCGCCACCAACGAACAGGGATGCCGCAATCAGCAAGCCGATGTCGGCGGACGACAGGCCAGCGGCCTGGCCGACGATCAGAGGCACAGCGACGATGCCGCCGTACATGGTCAGGACGTGTTGTAGGCCATAGAGCAGGTTGGCGCCCGTGCCGAGGTTTTCATCCTCTGGGCGTGACGTGGTAGGGGTAGAGGTCATGCTGAATCTACTCGCTGTTGTTCTTGTGCGGTCAATGTAGACACTTTGTTGGCATTTTGGCTACTACTTTGTATACATTTTGATAGGCGGCGCTCTGCTGAACGAATGCACGAATTTCGGTCATGAAAAGCCTTCCTGCCCTTGTTTATGCCGAATATGACCTGCGTCCTGGCCCGCATCCGGCTTATGGCATCGAAACGCAAGGAATATGCCGGGCCAACCCGGTTAAACTAGCGGGCCCCGCACGTGGAGCCGCTTCATGGACATCTTCAGCATTGCCGTGCTGATCTTTCTGGTCACCGACCCCTTCGGCAACATCGCCATCTATATCGCCGCGCTGAAGAACGTCGAACCGCGCCGGCGTCTGTGGATCGCTGCGCGCGAACTGTTGTTCGCCCTGGCTCTGTTGCTGCTGTTTCTCACCTTTGGTGACAAATTCCTCAGCGGCCTGGGTCTGTCGCGGGAGGCAACGGCGATTGCCGGCGCTATCATCCTGTTCGTCATCGCCATGCGCCTGATCTTCCCCAGCCCGCAGGGCCTGCTCGGCGACGTGCCGGATGGCGAGCCGATGCTGGTGCCGCTGGCGACCCCGGCAGTGGCCGGGCCCTCGGCGCTGGCCGTGCTGATGACCCTGCGCAATACCCACACCGGGCCGCTCTGGGAGCTTTATCTGGCGCTGATCCTGGCCTGGGCGGCGACGGCATTCATCCTGCTGCAGGCATCGTTCCTGCAGCGCTTTCTTGGAACCCGCGGGTTGACGGCGGTGGAGCGGCTGATGGGCATGCTGCTGATCATGCTCAGCGTCGACATGCTGCTCGACAACCTGCAAAGCGTATTCGGTCACGCATGAAATCGATCTGCCTTGCCCTCTTTCTCGTTCTGCTCGCCGGTTGCAGCGGTGGCCTGCGCATCGATGACAGCTACACCGCCACCGGCCAGAACAGCCGCGTGCAATATGTCGTGCTGCACTACACCTCTGCCGACTTACAGCGTTCGCTCAACCTGCTGACGCAGACCGAGGTGAGCAGCCACTACCTGATCGGCGATGCGCCGGCGACCGTCTACCGCCTGGTGGACGAGAATCGTCGGGCCTGGCACGTCGGTGTCAGCGAATGGAAGGGGCGTACCTGGCTCAACAGCACCACGATCGGCATCGAGCTGGTCAACCAGGGTTATTACAACACCCCGGCCGGTCGCTACTGGCAGCCGTTCTCACCGGATCAGATCGATACGCTGATCGTGCTGCTCAAGGACATCGTCAAACGCCATCAGCTGCCGCTGGGCTCGATCATTGCTCATAGCGACGTGGCGCCGCAGCGCAAGGTCGATCCGGGCCCGCTGTTTCCCTGGAAGCGTCTGGCCGACGAAGGCCTGGTGCCATGGCCGAACGAAGCGGCGGTGGCGCGCCAGCAAGCGCTGTTCGCCACCAGCCTGCCGAGCGTGCAGTGGTTCCAGGAGCAGCTGGCGCGCCAGGGCTACACCGTGCCGCAGCATGGCGAGCTGGACGAGGCGACGCGCAACGTCATCGCCGCGTTCCAGATGAAATACCGCCCGGCCAACTATGACGGCCAGCCTGATGCCGAAACCGCCGCGCGCCTGCTGGTGCTCAACCTGCAGGCGGGCGCCTGATCACTGCAGCGCCGGGTGAAAGTCGCGCGCATCGCGCGCCCAGGAGTCGAGCACCGGCTTGAGATCGTTCAGGCCGAGTTGCGTCGCACTGTTCTCCAGCGCCAGGCCGTGCCCCTTGCGTACCACGCGCAGTACGGGTTCGCTGGTGCGCGCGTCGACGGCTTCCAGCTCGATGTAGATGTCGGTATTGCGGTCTCGCGTGCCGGCGGCCGTGCTGGCGGCGGCGATCAGCAGCGCCACGGGGATCACCTCGTAGGCCTTGAGTCCCTCGGTGGACACCGTCACGCCGGTGATCGCACTGCGTAGTACCAGGCTGTCCCGGTTCGGGGTGTCGACCAGCTTCATCTGACCGCCCTGCATCTCACGCATCAAGGCCTGGTGCAGGTAATCGCGCACCTGTTCCAGGGTCTGTGCACTGACCTGCTCGCTGGGCGTGGGCTCGGGGTAGAACGAGGGCTTCTCGATATACAGCGACGGGTAGCGCTCGGCCTGGAAGTCTGGCGATATCCAGCGTAGAACCGGCGTGCCGCTGGCCGAGCGGGCGGGTTGCAACTGCGAGTAATCGGTGAGGTAGCCGGAGAACTGTTGCGGTGGGGTGGTCTGGCTGGCGCAGCCAGACAACAGCAGGGCCGCACTCAGGCTGGCGGCGAGAGAGAGCGAGCGCATCGTCCTTGCTCCTGTGCAGGTGAGGCTTCTCCAGCCTAGACCTCGCCCGGGGCGCCCGCCAGTTCGCTCAGGCGCTGGGCCAGCAGCTTGAAATCGTAGGGTTTGACGATGCTGTCAGTGGCGGCTGCGGTGTCGCGGGCGCGCACCTCTTCGAGCAGTTCGCGCTCGTTGTAGCCACTGGCGAACAGTACCGGTAGGGTGGGTCGCAGTTGGCGTGCGGCTTCGACCAGTTCGCGTCCGTCCATGCCGGGCAGACCGATGTCGCTCATCAGCAGGTCGAACGGCTGGTCGCTACGCAGCAGTTCCAGCGCGCTGGCACCGTCACGCAGGGCATGGACGCGGTAGCCGAATTCCTGCAGCACCTCCACGGTGAGCGTGCGAACGACATCGTCGTCCTCGACCAGCAGAATGGTCTTTGCTGCGCTGGAGTCGGTCTCGGTCATGGGGCTCTCTGTTTCGGCGCGCAGAATACGCAAATGTTTGGCAAACTTCGGCGTCTGCGGGCTGTCAGTGTGCCACACGCCTCCCTCTATTAGATAAGAACAGCGAGACAATCATCGAATGGACGTCCCAGTGTCGAATGAGTCCGCCATGGACGAGAAAGGTTTTCGCCGAATTCTCAATCGTAACGTCGGGTTGCCGCTTGGCCTCGGACTGGTCGGTGCCCTG
It encodes:
- a CDS encoding GGDEF domain-containing protein, which gives rise to MSDAAQRWKDKYLSGLEHQEKLERRWDLRLDLLRRGLVRSSLAAEGTDKAVDQCMKEMREILRRDDMDAPLGELIPRLEKAVLDSEQRRQQRAGEALNALQQMVAQLQRLEPPREVRKALKTLSRQMEEAVSHIHKLPAVLSQLSQLQGQTLDQLRSASPEQPGLLQRLFGTRSDAAAAPVAEPAAASEPAGVPEQTPVLPVRDESLQVSPAPAPAPAPALVSTLTPLEPAAAVAVATSAPASPVAAAKPAALLDSLPLPPGLLGGDEASADAAFALPDREPGYSTVAPHIAESLRLLLAELELPPRHQPQGDALLERLLGPLNWYELVPVLDDLAVLVLAVTDSGQREFAGYLKQLNERLAAFIDTLSAASEGHSESVERARSFNQELREQVTDLQSSVQEAVDLETLKQALEQRLDGLLQSVSAHQRQRDLREEEVGERLQGLVQRVADMEREAQQFRDHIEEQRQKSLLDPLTGLPNRAAWAERLDLEVARRQRYGGQLLLAVLDIDHFKRINDGYGHLAGDRVLKIIAGELQKRLRKTDFIARFGGEEFVLLIPETPLESGLQLLEALRAAIEACPFHFKGEPVTITFSAGIVEFTDGVTSDAVFELADQALYRAKGAGRNRVEQA
- a CDS encoding endonuclease/exonuclease/phosphatase family protein yields the protein MLRRWRQTRAVGLCDPQVNPHCPPSDDWPADGLLRLLSFNVQVGINTQRYHHYLTRSWQHVLPHAGRAGNLQRIGDLLADFDLVALQEVDGGSLRSGFINQVEYLAQQGAFPYWYQQLNRNLGRFAQHSNGVLSRLRPTLLEDHPLPGPPGRGAIFLRLGEGEHALGVVMMHLALGARTRTRQLAYIRERVSEFRHLVLMGDMNTHANDLLENSPLRDLGLMAPQVEATFPSWRPQRCLDHILLSPELELGRVDVLSQPISDHLPVAVEIRLPKAQSSGQKPISNPPSLG
- a CDS encoding MarC family protein; translation: MDIFSIAVLIFLVTDPFGNIAIYIAALKNVEPRRRLWIAARELLFALALLLLFLTFGDKFLSGLGLSREATAIAGAIILFVIAMRLIFPSPQGLLGDVPDGEPMLVPLATPAVAGPSALAVLMTLRNTHTGPLWELYLALILAWAATAFILLQASFLQRFLGTRGLTAVERLMGMLLIMLSVDMLLDNLQSVFGHA
- a CDS encoding N-acetylmuramoyl-L-alanine amidase, which encodes MKSICLALFLVLLAGCSGGLRIDDSYTATGQNSRVQYVVLHYTSADLQRSLNLLTQTEVSSHYLIGDAPATVYRLVDENRRAWHVGVSEWKGRTWLNSTTIGIELVNQGYYNTPAGRYWQPFSPDQIDTLIVLLKDIVKRHQLPLGSIIAHSDVAPQRKVDPGPLFPWKRLADEGLVPWPNEAAVARQQALFATSLPSVQWFQEQLARQGYTVPQHGELDEATRNVIAAFQMKYRPANYDGQPDAETAARLLVLNLQAGA
- a CDS encoding nucleobase:cation symporter-2 family protein codes for the protein MTSTPTTSRPEDENLGTGANLLYGLQHVLTMYGGIVAVPLIVGQAAGLSSADIGLLIAASLFVGGAATLLQTLGLPFFGCQLPLVQGVSFASVATIVAIVGANGGEGGLPVVFGAVIGAALIGLLITPIFSKITKFFPPLVTGIVITTIGLTLMPVAARWAMGGNSSAEDFGSMANIGLAAFTLATVLLLSKVGSATISRLSILLAMVIGTLVALAFGMADFSRIGEGPVLAFPTPLHFGMPVFEAAAIISMLIVVMVILVETSADILAVGDIIDTKVDSKRLGNGLRADMISSLVAPLFGSFTQSAFAQNVGLVAVTGVKSRYVVATGGLILVTLGLLPIMGRVIAAVPTSVLGGAGIVLFGTVAASGIRTLAKVDYRNNMNLVIVATSIGFGMIPIAMPSFYHHFPAWFETIFHSGISSAAIMAILLNLLFNHFTAGNSDQQSVFVAGTERSLRYRDIAALHDGDHFVGGKLYDAQGNEVPLQDEDDHAPQSRSSAAGSPSPAKAVS